From Enterococcus mediterraneensis, the proteins below share one genomic window:
- a CDS encoding DUF4091 domain-containing protein, with protein MKVYVVPESYRPSTKMFQAEPNEVSTFAFYKNSWGAFQLLLHDGKKNHYSLDDAFSIPDAIEIPMYRIAIESKLPVEAQFIDYYLGGQDIGYGDKLLEEKAKTYTGDRFAPVYVNIPISQTVASDSYPVKINIFRSFINQKEQLICSKDILFEVKDFTFANEITKEFHLDIWQQPSNLARTYHVPMWSDRHFDLIAEMAEKLAALGQKAVTVIAGEIPWKGWFNYIVKDYPANLYEYSMIQVKKSAGTLTCDFRYLDRYLAIMKSAGIHQEIDVFGLLGVWQPPFFPQVKELEHPEKLVIRYYDETEGVYNFITDKKELKDYLAIVFQHFKELGIWEQVYILSDEPKIHEVEQFKQALKILKEVEPTIKVKVAFDKEPVLQQLLPEIDYPVTSYFCTCNNIEKLNQTHPGKTQYYICNYPTKPNTFLHSPLLESRVQGILAYHFGTNGLLRWAFNCWPENIRQDVRYNVAALPIGDLCLVYPSYSGHILLSLRYKQLLRGIEDFWLLHKASLENEEKTKAVLAEFLGNPDTKDWMIDSHQANPDYFLQTEEDYQQLREQLIGLIH; from the coding sequence ATGAAGGTATATGTTGTACCTGAAAGCTATCGTCCCTCTACGAAAATGTTCCAAGCCGAACCAAATGAGGTTTCCACTTTTGCTTTTTACAAAAATAGTTGGGGCGCTTTTCAGCTGCTGCTTCATGACGGCAAGAAAAATCATTATAGTTTAGATGATGCTTTCTCCATTCCTGACGCGATCGAAATACCTATGTATCGTATTGCTATTGAAAGCAAACTGCCGGTGGAAGCACAATTTATTGATTATTACCTAGGAGGTCAAGACATCGGGTACGGAGATAAATTGTTGGAAGAAAAGGCAAAGACCTATACTGGCGATCGTTTTGCCCCAGTATATGTAAATATTCCTATCAGCCAGACTGTTGCTTCCGACAGTTATCCTGTGAAAATCAATATTTTTCGATCATTTATAAATCAAAAGGAACAGCTGATCTGCTCAAAAGACATTCTTTTTGAGGTGAAGGATTTTACTTTTGCAAATGAGATCACGAAAGAGTTTCATTTAGATATCTGGCAACAGCCGTCCAATCTGGCTCGTACTTATCATGTGCCAATGTGGAGTGACAGACATTTTGACTTGATCGCCGAAATGGCAGAGAAACTTGCAGCACTGGGACAAAAAGCGGTGACCGTGATTGCAGGAGAAATCCCTTGGAAGGGTTGGTTCAATTATATCGTAAAAGACTATCCGGCTAATCTGTACGAGTATTCTATGATCCAAGTAAAAAAAAGTGCCGGGACACTCACCTGTGATTTTCGCTATTTGGACCGTTATTTGGCAATCATGAAGTCAGCGGGCATTCATCAAGAGATCGATGTCTTTGGTTTATTGGGTGTGTGGCAACCGCCCTTTTTCCCGCAAGTCAAAGAATTGGAACATCCTGAAAAATTAGTGATTCGTTATTATGACGAGACAGAAGGTGTTTATAACTTCATCACAGACAAAAAAGAACTGAAAGATTACCTTGCTATTGTCTTTCAGCATTTTAAAGAATTAGGAATCTGGGAACAGGTCTACATTCTTTCTGATGAACCCAAGATCCATGAAGTCGAACAATTCAAACAAGCTTTGAAAATCTTAAAAGAAGTGGAACCAACCATCAAAGTGAAGGTGGCTTTTGATAAGGAGCCTGTTTTGCAACAACTTCTACCGGAAATCGACTACCCGGTCACTTCTTATTTTTGTACATGCAATAATATAGAAAAGCTGAACCAGACACATCCTGGTAAAACACAATATTACATTTGCAATTATCCAACAAAACCAAATACCTTTTTACACAGCCCGCTTTTGGAATCACGGGTGCAGGGGATCTTGGCATATCATTTTGGAACCAATGGATTATTGCGCTGGGCATTTAATTGTTGGCCGGAAAATATTCGGCAGGATGTTCGCTACAATGTCGCGGCTTTGCCGATCGGAGATCTTTGCTTAGTTTATCCGTCTTATTCAGGACACATCCTCTTGTCACTGCGCTATAAACAGCTTTTGAGAGGGATCGAAGATTTTTGGCTATTACACAAAGCAAGTTTGGAAAATGAAGAAAAAACAAAAGCTGTACTTGCGGAATTTTTAGGAAATCCAGATACGAAGGATTGGATGATCGACAGTCACCAAGCAAATCCTGACTATTTTCTGCAAACGGAAGAAGATTATCAGCAGCTTAGAGAACAACTTATTGGATTGATCCATTGA